Proteins co-encoded in one Malus sylvestris chromosome 7, drMalSylv7.2, whole genome shotgun sequence genomic window:
- the LOC126629992 gene encoding uncharacterized protein LOC126629992 codes for MKCKSASGVLCDRRRSLKLKGKFYRTAIRPAMLYGTECWAVKHQHVHKMGVAEIRMLRGMCGHTRKEKIVNEDIRGKVGVAEVEGKMRENRLRWFGHVQRRPTDAPVRRCDYGTEVRGRRGRGRPRKTLEETLRKDLEYLDLTEDMTQNRAQWRSRIHIADPT; via the coding sequence atgaagtgtaagagtgcatccggcgtgttatgtgatcgtcgtaggtcactgaagctcaagggaaaattttataggacggcaataaggccagcgatgttgtatggcacagaatgttgggcggtgaagcatcaacatgtacacaaaatgggtgtagcggagataaggatgcttcgtgggatgtgtgggcacacgagaaaggagaagattgtgaatgaggatatccgaggtaaagtaggagtagccgaagttgaaggaaagatgagagaaaatcggttacggtggtttggacatgtgcaaagaaggcctactgacgctccggttcgaagatgtgactacggaacagaggttcggggccgaaggggtagaggaagacctaggaaaactttggaagagaccctaagaaaagacttagagtacttggatctaacggaggacatgacacaaaaccgagcgcaatggcgttctaggattcatatagccgaccccacttag